One window of the Synechococcus sp. CC9311 genome contains the following:
- a CDS encoding HAD family phosphatase: MPKAGSLSAPKACLFDLDGLLLDTEPLQAEAWKAAAACFNESLSPQQLQQLKGRRRDDNAKLVCSWLQQSVSAEQLLTAREPIAKRLVATAPAVSGAESLIRFCSSKHLPMALVTSSKEASLLYKISGHPWLDLIQSRVLGDDPELRAGKPAPDPYLLATQRLGVLPSECWVFEDSEAGCQSALGAGCWVWQLVADPSETAPSKIAFGGTDVRLHSRLTRITSLGEAERQLRKSLNTND; the protein is encoded by the coding sequence ATGCCAAAGGCTGGATCCTTGTCAGCACCAAAAGCATGCCTGTTTGACCTTGATGGTCTTTTGCTCGATACCGAACCCTTGCAGGCAGAGGCTTGGAAGGCAGCGGCAGCCTGCTTCAACGAATCCTTATCGCCTCAACAACTTCAACAGCTCAAGGGACGTCGCCGGGATGACAATGCCAAATTGGTGTGTTCATGGTTGCAGCAGTCAGTTTCAGCGGAGCAGCTCCTGACAGCGCGGGAGCCGATTGCTAAGCGATTAGTTGCTACGGCTCCAGCGGTTTCTGGCGCTGAGTCACTCATCCGTTTTTGCAGCTCTAAGCATTTGCCCATGGCGCTGGTCACCAGCAGTAAGGAAGCGTCCCTGCTCTACAAAATCTCTGGACATCCTTGGTTGGATTTGATTCAAAGCCGCGTGTTGGGCGATGACCCTGAACTTCGTGCAGGAAAACCAGCTCCTGACCCTTACCTGTTAGCGACCCAGCGGCTTGGGGTTTTGCCCAGTGAATGCTGGGTGTTTGAAGATTCAGAGGCTGGATGTCAGTCGGCTTTAGGAGCAGGCTGCTGGGTGTGGCAGCTGGTCGCAGACCCCAGTGAAACTGCACCCAGCAAAATCGCGTTCGGTGGGACCGATGTGCGACTCCATTCTCGGCTCACTCGTATCACCAGCTTGGGCGAAGCAGAGAGACAACTCCGCAAAAGCCTTAATACAAACGACTAA